The nucleotide sequence ACCCAGCATCCGTGCCCGCCAAGATCAGCCGTTGGCGGCCCACCCCACCCGCCGTCCAAGTGGCGCCGATCCAGGAAAGTGGCACGCGCCCGGCCAGGCCCCTCCCCTACCGCCCGCAGGTTTCGGCCGCTGTGCTGCCCGGCAAAATCACCCTGGCACTGGGGAACTCAGGCACCCGGTCGACCCATTTCGCCATCTACGGTTACGCCGGCGAAGTCACGGAGCCACGGCATGTGGACGTCCTCGGGAATGCCACGGTGGAGCTCGCGCCTGCCTCAGGCGGGTTCGACGTCGTCGTCACCGGCCCCAACCGTTTCCAGTACGAACTGAAGGGAACGACGGCGGGCGCGGCCTCCGGCGTCGACGTTTCAGTCAACGGACGTCGCGGCAACAAGGCCGTGGAACTGGAAGTGCGCAACAACGGCAAGGCCACAGTGACCCTGATTCTGAAGTCGCTGCAGTACGCACAGGGCCACGAAAGTGTGAAGCTCAAAGCCGGGCACTCGAAGAAGATCGGCTGGGAAACCTTGAACGGTTGGTATGACCTGGAGGTCACCGCAGCCGAGGACGCTACGTTCCGACGCCGGCTGACCGGTCGCCAGGAAGACGGACAGGAAGGCATCTCCGGCTAACGGACGATTGGCGCATCCTGCCCTTGTCCTGCCTCCTCACCGCAAAAGGGTGTGGCGGCGGGCAAGGGCGGGGTGCCCTGCGTGGAGGGGTCAGCGCTGTTTCAGGCTGGTTCCACCGGGAACCAGTCCGGCCCGGGACGGGTGGTACGCCAATGCCCAATAGACCATCATCGCGATCCCGCACACCACGCCCAGGCTCGACACCATGAGTTGCCACTGGGTCTGGGGGTCTTTGCCCCATTCGGCAGCGCCCGCCCACACGGCCAGGTTCTTGGGCGTCATGTAAAAGGCAACCGTGGAGCACGCCACAATGACCCACCCCGCGAGTCGCATCCGGCCGTTGCGGGACGGCACCCGGTGCATCGCAAAGGCCATGCTGGGCAGGGCAACGGCAACCCAAACCCAGTGATGCGACCACGACACCGGACTGATCAGGAGCATCAGGACGGCTGTGGCGGATACTGCCACGAAATTCTCATCTACAGCCACCGACCACTTGATGATGAGGCCGGCGACGACCACCAGGGCCAAGGACAGCACCATCCACACCAGGTTGGTGACCGAAGAGTCCGGCATGCCGAAGTGGAGGAGCAGGCCCTTGACGGACAGATTGTCGACGTAGGCCGGTCCGCCGATCCGGCCGGTATCGGGAAGGATCTTGGTCCAGAAATCCAGCGAAGCCTGGGGCAGTACAGCCCAGGCCACCGCAATCGAACCAAAGAACCCGGCGGCCATCCACCCCAGGGCTTTGAAGTCGCGACGGACCAGGAAGTACAAACCAAAGGCCAGAGGAGTGAGCTTCACCCCGGCAGCCAGGCCGATCAGCAAACCCGCAGGCCACCGGATGGCACCCGCACGGGCTTTCCCGTACAGGGCGAAGTCAGCCAGGATCACACCCATCAGGATGATGTTGATCTGCCCGAAGACGAACGTGTCACGCCACGGGCCCAGGAACAGAATGGCACCGGTTCCCAGCAGCGCCGTAGTCCTGAAACGGTAATCGGAAAAAGCCTCCCGCCAGGTCTTGAGGCCGAAGTAGTGTCTGGCCAGCCAGGCGGCCACAATGGCGGCACCGGCAAGGGCCACCAGAATGAAAACCATACTGGCCGCGAAGAACCCCAGCGCCGCCAGCCCGGCAAAGAGCAGGGCGGCGAACGGCGGATAGGTAAACGGCAATCCATCACGGATGGCGTAGAGGTCACCGCCCTCCATGACTTTGCCGCCGCCGTAGAAGTAAACCTCGAAGTCGTTCAGTGCGGGCTCGTAGTATGCGTACAGGAAGCACACTGCCACCACGAGGGCCACGGCTGCTGCCACCGTGAGGATCCAGCCCCGTTTGGTGGTGGAAGCCACCATCTGTGAAGGAGAAGCCGCCATGTCAGCCGTTGCTGATCTTGGCGAAAGCTTGTTCAAGATCCGCGATCAGGTCCTCGGCTTCCTCGATGCCGCAGGACAGGCGCAGGAGGTTGACGGGGACAGCCAGTTCCGTACCCTTCACGGAAGCATGCGTCATTTCCGACGGGTAGTTCATGAGGGACTCGATGCCGCCCAGCGATTCGGCAAGTGTGAATACGGACGTGTTCTCGGCAACGGTCCGCGCTGCGGCCTCTCCACCCTTGAACTGCACGGAGACCATGCCGCCGAACTTCTTCATCTGCTTCGCGGCAAGCTCATGGCCGGGGTGGTCCGGCAGGCCCGGGTACAGCACAGCTTCCACCTCCGGACGCTGCAGCAGCCACTCGGCCACGGCCTGGCCGTTGTCACTGTGGCGGTCCATGCGGACACCCAGGGTCTTCAAGCCACGGGTGGTCAGGAAGGCGTCCATGGGACCGGAAACGGCGCCCACGGCAAACTGGATGAAGCCGATCTTTTCGGCCAGTTCGGCGTCCTTGACCACAATGGCGCCGCCCACGACGTCGGAGTGCCCGCCAATGTACTTGGTGGTCGAGTGGACCACGACGTCGGCGCCCAGGGCGAGCGGGGTCTGCAGGTAGGGAGACGCAAAGGTGTTGTCGACCACCAGGAGGGCCCCGGCGTCGTGCGCCACGGCGGCGAGCGCCGCGATGTCGGTGATCTTCATCATCGGGTTGGAGGGCGTCTCAACCCACACCATGCGGGTCTTATTCGCGGCAACCGCGGCAGCAACGGCGTCGAGGTCTGACATGTCCACCGGGGTGTTTCCGATGCCCCAGTCGCCGAGCACGCGGTTGATGAGCCGGTAGGTGCCACCGTAGGCGTCGTTGCCAAGAACGATGTGGTCACCGGGACGGGCCACGGCACGGATCAGGGAGTCTTCCGCGGCGAGTCCGGAACCGAAGGAGAATGCGGCTGAGCCACCTTCCAGGGCTGCCAGTTGTTCCTGGAGGGCATCGCGGGTGGGGTTGCCGCCGCGGCCGTACTCATAGCCCGAACGCAGGTTGCCAATCCCGTCCTGGGCGTAGGTTGAGCTGAAGTGCAGGGGCGGGACAACCGCGCCGGTGCGGGGTTCGAAGGCCTGTCCGGCGTGGACAGCGCGCGTGTTGAACCCGGCGTTGGTGTTGGCAGACATGGAAGCTCCTCTTTGTTCGTTCAACGGTATGGATGAAGCGGGGCGCTTCAGTTGCTCAGGTAGGCGAGAAGGTCGTGGCGGGTCAGGATGCCCACCGGCGCGCCGGCGAAAGTCACCATGACGGTATCGACGTCGGACAGCAGCTCGCGCGCGGCAGAAATGGTCTCCAATGAGCCGATCACCGGGAGACGCTCCCCCATGTGCTCTGCGATCTTGTCCGTGAGCTTCGCTTCACCCCGGAACAGCTTGCTGGTGAGGCTTCGCTCGTCCACCGCGCCCAGGACTTCGCCCATCACCACCGGGGGCTCCTGCGAGAGGACCGGGATGTGCGAGACGCCGAATTCGTTCATGATGTTGATGACGTCGCGGACGGACTCGTTGGGGTGGATATGGACCAGGTCCGGCATTTCTCCCGTCTTGGATTTGAGCACCTCGCCCACGGAAGCTTCTTCGCCCCCGGAAAGGAAGCCGTAGGAGCGCATCCACTGGTCGTTGAAGATCTTGGCAAGGTAGCCACGGCCAGAGTCAGGAAGGATGACCACCACCACGGCGGACTCGTCCAGGTCCTTGGCAGCCTGCAGCGCAGCCACCACCGCCATACCCGAGGAACCGCCCACCAGGAGGCCCTCTTCCCTTGCCAGGCGGCGGGTCATGGCGAAGGAATCGGCATCCGAAACAGCAATGACGTCATCCGGGACGGCACGATCGTAATTGGCGGGCCACATGTCTTCGCCCACGCCTTCGACGAAGTAAGGACGGCCGGTACCGCCGGAGTAGACCGAACCTTCCGGGTCCGCGCCGATGATCTTGACCGGGCCGCCGTCGGACTCCGGCCGGTCAGCCGAAACCTGCTTGAGGTACCGCCCGGTGCCGGTGATGGTGCCGCCGGTCCCGGCTCCGATCACCACGTGCGTGACGCGGCCATCGGTGTCGTTCCAGATTTCAGGGCCGGTGGACTCGAAGTGGCTGCCGGGGGCGGCCGGATTGGAGAACTGGTCCGGCTTGAAGGCATCCGGGATTTCTTTGACCAGGCGGTCAGAGACACCGTAGTAACTTTGCGGGCTGTCAGGAGCCACGGCGGTGGGGGTCACCACCACGTCGGCGCCGTACGCCTTCAGGACAGCACGCTTGTCCTCGCCCACCTTGTCCGGGACCACGAAAACGCACTTGTAGCCCTTCTGCTGGGCGACGAGGGCCAGCCCTACGCCCGTGTTGCCCGACGTCGGCTCTACGATGGTTCCGCCCGGCTTGAGGCGTCCGTCTTTCTCGGCCTCTTCAATCATCTTCACGGCGATCCGATCCTTGATGGATCCGCCGGGATTGATGTATTCGAGCTTGACCAGGACCGTGGCCCTGATCCCGTCCGTAACGTGGTTGAGCTTGATGAGCGGCGTGTTGCCGATGAGGTCCAACACGGACTGGGCGTACTTCATAGATACAAAGTTACCGCCTGCCCGCTTTGGGGCCGGACCGGCCGGCTAGCTCGCTGCCGATGGATCGGTCTGCCACACACCCATCACGTTGCCCTCGGTGTCCTTGAAGTAGCCGTACCACCCCATGCCGGGTATCGGGTTCTTGGCCTGGACTACCGACCCTCCGGCGGACTCGACCTGCCCCAAAGCTGCGTCAATGTCGTCGACGTCGATGGTCAGGACGGGTGTCTTCAGCGCATCAGTCCTCGGGAACAGCGCGCCGTTGATGGCGCCCGGTTCCTTCGGCGTGCCCGTCTGTTCATCGGAGGGAGCCGTGAGCGCGATGGTGTAATCCATCCCTTGCATGGGGCTCAGGTTCCACCCGAAAGTAGTCCGGTAGAAGTTGTTGGCCCGTTCGGTGTCTTCTGTGGGAATCTCAAAATGCACTATGGCGGCCATGGCTGGCACTCCTCGTTTTTGGGGTTCTGTTCCCTGGTTCCGGCGCGGCCCACCCACGCCACAGCACGGAGTCTAGCCCCGGGCGGCCATCACTGAAAGAGGCTTTTGATGGGATTGTCAGCCCGGCGTGCGACCATGAAAACATGACCATCGCAGACGCCCCGCCCCTTGTGGCGGCCGCGGCAGATGCGGCCGTCAGATGGCATCCTGGAGCCCCCTTCCGTCTGGACCAAACCATGTTTCCGCTCATGCGCGGCAACGCGGATCCGTCCTTCGCCGCACACTCCAGCGGATTCTGGATGGCCTTCACGGCTGCCTCCGGCCCGGTGACGCTTCGGCTGTCCGGGGGTGGTTCCGGTTCCGATTCGTTCGTCGATGCCCAGGCATGGGGTCCGGGCGCATCGGACGCAGTGGCCGGAGTGCCAAGATTGCTGGGCGCCGATGACGACTGGTCCGCTTTCGATGAACCCGCTTTCCACGCCACCCTCCCGCGCCGGGTCACAGAAGCACGACGCCGGAACCTGGCCGTTCGCCTGCCCTCCACTGGCCGGGTGGTTGACTCCCTGGTGCCCACCATTTTGGAGCAAAAGGTCACCACTTTGGAGGCAAGGCGTGGCTACCGCTACTTGATGTACCGCTATGGAACGCCTGCTCCAGGCAAAGCGCCGGCCGGTCTCCTCGTTCCTCCCACGGCCCGGCAGTGGCTGGCCATTCCGTCATGGGAGTGGCACAAAGCCGGAGTTGGCCCGCAGCGTTCGGCGACGGTCATGCGGGCGCTGCAATCCGCCGTCGCGCTTGAACGTTTGGCGGCGCTGGATTCAGTGCAGGCCGGCGCCCGGATGCAGACGATTCCGGGGATCGGAGTGTGGACCGCGGCCGAGGTTGTCCAGCGGACCCACGGTTGCCCGGATTCAATCTCCGTCGGCGACTACCATCTGGCGTCCTATGTGGGCTACGCCCTGACCGGGCAGAAGACGGACGACGCCGGCATGATCGAACTGCTGGAACCGTGGCGCGGGCAGAGGCAACGCCTGGTGCGGATGTTGTATTTGAGCGGCTTCCGCAAGCCCACTTTCGGGCCCCGGATGACCGTCCAGGATCACCGCCACCACTAAAGCAACGCGGGGTCACTTATGGCCCATATTTCCCCCTTTTATGGGCCATAAGTGACCCCGCGTTGGCTTACAGGGCGCGGAGTTTCACCGATCTGATGCGTGAGATCACTCCGGCGAACCCCTCCGCCAAGTCATCGGCGTTCACTTTGAAATACGACCACCCCGCGCTGAGGAACGCTTCATCACGCCGGTTGTCCCTTGACTGCTGTTCCCTGGAAAGGTGATGTCTGCCGTCGTACTGGATCGCGATCCGGAAGCGTCGATAGCCGAGATCGGCCGTCGGCGACCACGGGTCCTCGAGATTCAGCGGCAATTGCAGTTCCGGTTCCGGAAGACCGGCGTCCCGCATAGCCAGGCGCAGGAACGTCTCAGGAAACGAGTCCGCGCCCACCCGCATTTCGTCCAACGCCAAACGCGCCTTCTCCACCCCTT is from Paenarthrobacter nicotinovorans and encodes:
- a CDS encoding DNA-3-methyladenine glycosylase family protein; translated protein: MTIADAPPLVAAAADAAVRWHPGAPFRLDQTMFPLMRGNADPSFAAHSSGFWMAFTAASGPVTLRLSGGGSGSDSFVDAQAWGPGASDAVAGVPRLLGADDDWSAFDEPAFHATLPRRVTEARRRNLAVRLPSTGRVVDSLVPTILEQKVTTLEARRGYRYLMYRYGTPAPGKAPAGLLVPPTARQWLAIPSWEWHKAGVGPQRSATVMRALQSAVALERLAALDSVQAGARMQTIPGIGVWTAAEVVQRTHGCPDSISVGDYHLASYVGYALTGQKTDDAGMIELLEPWRGQRQRLVRMLYLSGFRKPTFGPRMTVQDHRHH
- a CDS encoding VOC family protein, which gives rise to MAAIVHFEIPTEDTERANNFYRTTFGWNLSPMQGMDYTIALTAPSDEQTGTPKEPGAINGALFPRTDALKTPVLTIDVDDIDAALGQVESAGGSVVQAKNPIPGMGWYGYFKDTEGNVMGVWQTDPSAAS
- a CDS encoding cystathionine beta-synthase is translated as MKYAQSVLDLIGNTPLIKLNHVTDGIRATVLVKLEYINPGGSIKDRIAVKMIEEAEKDGRLKPGGTIVEPTSGNTGVGLALVAQQKGYKCVFVVPDKVGEDKRAVLKAYGADVVVTPTAVAPDSPQSYYGVSDRLVKEIPDAFKPDQFSNPAAPGSHFESTGPEIWNDTDGRVTHVVIGAGTGGTITGTGRYLKQVSADRPESDGGPVKIIGADPEGSVYSGGTGRPYFVEGVGEDMWPANYDRAVPDDVIAVSDADSFAMTRRLAREEGLLVGGSSGMAVVAALQAAKDLDESAVVVVILPDSGRGYLAKIFNDQWMRSYGFLSGGEEASVGEVLKSKTGEMPDLVHIHPNESVRDVINIMNEFGVSHIPVLSQEPPVVMGEVLGAVDERSLTSKLFRGEAKLTDKIAEHMGERLPVIGSLETISAARELLSDVDTVMVTFAGAPVGILTRHDLLAYLSN
- a CDS encoding cystathionine gamma-synthase, which gives rise to MSANTNAGFNTRAVHAGQAFEPRTGAVVPPLHFSSTYAQDGIGNLRSGYEYGRGGNPTRDALQEQLAALEGGSAAFSFGSGLAAEDSLIRAVARPGDHIVLGNDAYGGTYRLINRVLGDWGIGNTPVDMSDLDAVAAAVAANKTRMVWVETPSNPMMKITDIAALAAVAHDAGALLVVDNTFASPYLQTPLALGADVVVHSTTKYIGGHSDVVGGAIVVKDAELAEKIGFIQFAVGAVSGPMDAFLTTRGLKTLGVRMDRHSDNGQAVAEWLLQRPEVEAVLYPGLPDHPGHELAAKQMKKFGGMVSVQFKGGEAAARTVAENTSVFTLAESLGGIESLMNYPSEMTHASVKGTELAVPVNLLRLSCGIEEAEDLIADLEQAFAKISNG
- a CDS encoding glycosyltransferase 87 family protein; the encoded protein is MAASPSQMVASTTKRGWILTVAAAVALVVAVCFLYAYYEPALNDFEVYFYGGGKVMEGGDLYAIRDGLPFTYPPFAALLFAGLAALGFFAASMVFILVALAGAAIVAAWLARHYFGLKTWREAFSDYRFRTTALLGTGAILFLGPWRDTFVFGQINIILMGVILADFALYGKARAGAIRWPAGLLIGLAAGVKLTPLAFGLYFLVRRDFKALGWMAAGFFGSIAVAWAVLPQASLDFWTKILPDTGRIGGPAYVDNLSVKGLLLHFGMPDSSVTNLVWMVLSLALVVVAGLIIKWSVAVDENFVAVSATAVLMLLISPVSWSHHWVWVAVALPSMAFAMHRVPSRNGRMRLAGWVIVACSTVAFYMTPKNLAVWAGAAEWGKDPQTQWQLMVSSLGVVCGIAMMVYWALAYHPSRAGLVPGGTSLKQR